A single window of bacterium DNA harbors:
- a CDS encoding S41 family peptidase, whose amino-acid sequence MHKRLLLLLVSLLPLSVFAEARSMSADELYAKIHHNMGLFGDIYREISLRYVDQIDPDEFVQAGINGMLETLDPYTVYIPEEDTDDLDVITFGKYGGVGIEIGVRGEAKFLTVISAMEDSPAQRVGIRSGDRVVEVDGHPTVGMSTRDASRLLRGEPDTQVKIVVERPGAEELIEFELTRQIIDVKDVAYSGFIEPGIGYIKLAHFSTRAQNELDAALNDLQSKGMEALVLDMRGNPGGLMSAAVGVLQKFLDKGEVVVSTKGRTPDANRTFKLASDPVAKDLPLAVLIDGGSASASEIVAGAIQDLDRGVLIGEPTFGKGLVQSVISFETGEALKLTTAKYFTPSGRLIQKVDYFGEEDTTLFISPIEESLDSAFTTRNGRKVEGGGGIVPDILVESPQPGQLGVELWRQGAFFDFVTEYQSQHSELTDATVTDEMIAQFSDWLVENNFTYAVDGAKELENLRSILKTFELEQEAEADFAHLEHFLDMVRDRDFEKERAFIKNSLQTELANALYGSTGRIEASFDHDPQILRAVEVLNNGTEYGKLLAVTDSTNSNGE is encoded by the coding sequence ATGCACAAACGATTGCTTCTCTTGCTGGTGTCCCTTTTGCCGCTTTCGGTTTTCGCGGAAGCGCGCAGCATGTCTGCCGACGAACTATATGCGAAGATTCACCACAACATGGGGTTGTTTGGTGACATCTATCGCGAAATCAGCTTGCGCTATGTGGATCAGATAGATCCCGATGAATTTGTGCAGGCTGGAATCAACGGGATGCTCGAAACACTCGATCCGTACACGGTGTATATCCCCGAGGAAGATACCGACGATCTCGATGTCATCACCTTCGGCAAGTACGGCGGAGTGGGGATTGAAATCGGCGTGCGCGGGGAGGCGAAGTTCCTGACCGTCATCAGCGCCATGGAAGACTCCCCTGCACAGCGTGTCGGCATTCGCTCCGGTGACCGTGTGGTCGAAGTGGACGGGCACCCGACAGTGGGGATGTCCACGCGCGACGCGTCGCGCTTGCTGCGCGGGGAGCCGGACACGCAGGTAAAGATTGTCGTCGAACGTCCCGGCGCGGAAGAGTTGATAGAATTCGAGCTGACTCGACAGATTATTGACGTGAAGGACGTCGCATACAGCGGCTTTATTGAACCGGGCATCGGCTATATCAAGCTCGCACACTTTTCGACGCGCGCTCAGAACGAACTTGACGCGGCGTTAAACGATTTGCAGAGCAAGGGAATGGAAGCGCTGGTGCTGGACATGCGCGGAAATCCGGGCGGTCTGATGAGTGCGGCGGTTGGAGTGCTGCAGAAGTTTCTTGACAAGGGAGAAGTTGTCGTCTCCACAAAAGGGCGCACACCTGACGCGAATCGCACGTTCAAGCTTGCAAGTGACCCGGTCGCAAAAGACTTGCCTCTCGCGGTGTTGATCGACGGCGGCTCGGCATCGGCTTCGGAAATTGTCGCCGGCGCCATTCAGGACCTGGACAGGGGAGTGCTGATAGGCGAGCCGACTTTCGGCAAGGGACTGGTGCAGTCTGTTATCTCTTTTGAAACGGGCGAAGCGCTAAAGCTCACGACCGCGAAATACTTCACGCCGTCGGGACGCTTGATTCAGAAAGTGGATTACTTCGGTGAGGAAGACACCACGCTTTTCATATCGCCGATTGAGGAATCCTTGGACTCGGCCTTTACCACGCGCAATGGCCGCAAGGTCGAAGGAGGCGGAGGAATTGTGCCCGACATTCTCGTTGAGAGTCCGCAGCCCGGACAGCTGGGCGTGGAATTGTGGCGGCAAGGCGCATTTTTCGATTTCGTGACGGAGTATCAGTCGCAGCACAGCGAGCTGACCGACGCGACGGTGACGGACGAAATGATAGCGCAATTTTCCGACTGGCTGGTTGAGAACAATTTCACTTATGCGGTGGACGGCGCGAAGGAACTTGAAAACCTGCGTTCGATTCTGAAGACCTTTGAATTGGAGCAGGAAGCCGAAGCGGATTTCGCACATCTTGAGCACTTTCTCGACATGGTTCGTGACCGGGATTTCGAGAAGGAGCGTGCTTTCATCAAGAACAGCTTGCAGACCGAGCTTGCCAATGCGCTCTACGGCAGCACCGGCCGGATTGAAGCGAGTTTCGACCATGACCCGCAGATATTGCGGGCAGTAGAAGTTCTGAACAACGGTACGGAGTACGGCAAGCTGCTTGCAGTGACCGACAGCACGAATTCGAACGGAGAGTAA
- the tmk gene encoding dTMP kinase: MFISFEGIDGSGKSTQISRTVAWLEGLKYDVLVTREPGGTAAGERIRELLLNPASHLTGRAEYLLYSASRAQLVEEVLLPHLRNARAVALVDRYADSSTVYQGAGRELGVDEIEAVNMFVTGNLQPDLTLYLDVDYETSIARRAATGAAPDRLERNPQEFFEAVRQAYLELCHRHPERMRRIDARRNEDDVFAQVQAAIAAHLPM, encoded by the coding sequence ATGTTCATTAGTTTTGAAGGTATCGACGGCTCCGGCAAGTCCACGCAAATCTCGCGGACAGTTGCCTGGTTGGAAGGATTGAAATATGATGTATTGGTGACCCGGGAGCCGGGTGGAACCGCGGCTGGCGAAAGAATTCGCGAGCTGCTCCTGAACCCTGCCAGCCATCTCACCGGGCGGGCTGAGTATCTGCTTTATTCGGCCTCGCGTGCACAGCTTGTGGAGGAGGTATTGCTGCCTCATCTCAGGAATGCCCGAGCGGTCGCGCTGGTGGACCGATACGCTGATTCTTCAACGGTTTATCAGGGCGCAGGTCGTGAGCTTGGGGTTGACGAGATTGAGGCGGTGAACATGTTCGTCACCGGGAACCTTCAGCCCGATTTGACGCTCTATTTAGATGTGGATTACGAGACTTCCATCGCCCGCAGAGCGGCCACAGGTGCCGCTCCAGACCGGTTGGAGCGGAATCCGCAGGAGTTTTTTGAAGCTGTCCGGCAGGCTTACTTGGAGCTTTGCCACCGTCATCCGGAGCGGATGCGACGGATAGATGCGCGCCGGAATGAAGACGACGTGTTTGCGCAGGTGCAGGCGGCCATTGCCGCGCATTTGCCGATGTAA
- the lgt gene encoding prolipoprotein diacylglyceryl transferase, whose product MHPELFKIGPFALHSYGLMLALAFGFGIWIASKRAPKRGVAGNSIVDISVASLLFGLAGGRLAYVITHWDEFEGRLLDIISPIQSDGTIGIAGLVLLGGVVAGFGGAYWMAKKRNAGFLNVTDIMIPSLALGIAFGRLGCFLNGCCFGNVCDVPWGVVFPESSLAGSVYPHQHIHPTQLYETLAMLALFAFLLWKDKSPLKVGVLTGYFLTLYGVWRYYVEGLRWYEEGMIFGNLDGHLLTFSRIISVGMVIAGMYLIFRKTAPEPPAPHVH is encoded by the coding sequence TTGCATCCAGAACTATTTAAGATTGGCCCGTTCGCGCTGCACAGCTATGGTTTGATGCTGGCGCTGGCGTTTGGCTTTGGAATTTGGATTGCATCCAAGCGCGCACCGAAACGGGGTGTCGCGGGCAATTCAATTGTTGATATATCCGTGGCCTCACTCTTGTTTGGACTGGCGGGCGGGAGACTGGCCTATGTCATCACGCATTGGGATGAGTTCGAGGGGCGGTTGCTCGACATCATTTCACCAATCCAGAGTGACGGCACCATCGGTATTGCCGGGCTCGTACTTCTCGGCGGAGTCGTAGCCGGGTTCGGCGGAGCCTATTGGATGGCCAAGAAACGCAATGCCGGATTTCTCAATGTCACGGATATCATGATTCCCTCCCTTGCGTTGGGAATCGCGTTCGGCCGGCTTGGCTGTTTCTTGAACGGCTGCTGCTTCGGGAATGTCTGCGACGTGCCGTGGGGAGTAGTCTTTCCGGAATCGAGTTTGGCCGGCTCAGTCTATCCGCATCAGCATATTCACCCGACACAGCTTTACGAAACTCTTGCCATGCTTGCACTGTTCGCATTCCTGCTGTGGAAGGACAAGTCTCCGCTCAAAGTCGGAGTGCTGACCGGATATTTCCTGACGCTCTACGGGGTCTGGCGCTACTATGTCGAAGGACTGCGCTGGTACGAAGAAGGCATGATATTCGGGAATCTTGACGGACACTTGCTGACTTTTTCGCGCATCATTTCGGTTGGCATGGTTATCGCCGGTATGTATTTGATTTTCCGCAAGACCGCACCAGAACCGCCCGCTCCTCATGTTCATTAG
- a CDS encoding HEPN domain-containing protein: MTFDWLQYYFFAQELIGQDPLIAIGKECDNRNAISRAYYAAYNIAKNKRSIVYKNGKFSHALVIEEFKNSSNPIEKHVGDELSRLIADRVAADYFDWKNISDRKAENAVLTAEEILRSLGELK, from the coding sequence ATGACATTCGATTGGTTACAATATTACTTTTTCGCTCAAGAGCTAATTGGCCAAGACCCTTTAATCGCTATCGGGAAGGAATGCGATAATCGGAACGCTATAAGTCGCGCGTATTATGCGGCATACAATATTGCAAAAAATAAGAGGAGTATTGTATACAAGAATGGAAAGTTTAGCCATGCTCTTGTCATAGAAGAATTCAAGAACTCCTCAAATCCGATTGAAAAGCACGTTGGTGATGAGTTAAGTCGCCTTATTGCAGATCGTGTTGCTGCTGATTATTTTGACTGGAAAAATATCTCCGATAGAAAAGCTGAGAACGCTGTACTAACAGCCGAAGAAATCTTGCGTTCACTTGGTGAGTTGAAGTAG
- a CDS encoding TIGR04255 family protein, producing the protein MAAKVVYRKSPIQEAIIEISFEIDSSWDQTVPGVLFSQIADRYPQRKQTNLLNFEVRKSDIGIAPVMNQQSRIQFWSEDGLNVIQVGVGNIIFNRLRPYDDWSSFLGRFEKDFPTFVEVARPLSVKSIKLQYLNRPQILVNWSTASDYFRVGPQNPYEAAKKMRSFLWGVELDCESDTILTLECGNVDSTESEYKFRLDVTVESSKPRPVDINQIIEWLNFGHSEAELAFESSITEKARKEFEYNVL; encoded by the coding sequence ATGGCAGCAAAAGTGGTTTATAGAAAGTCTCCAATTCAGGAAGCAATTATTGAAATCTCTTTCGAGATTGATAGTTCTTGGGATCAAACCGTACCAGGGGTATTGTTTTCCCAAATTGCTGATCGGTACCCGCAACGAAAACAAACTAATCTCTTGAATTTTGAAGTTCGAAAGAGCGATATTGGAATCGCTCCAGTAATGAACCAGCAATCAAGGATACAGTTCTGGAGTGAGGACGGCTTGAATGTAATTCAAGTAGGCGTCGGAAACATCATATTCAACCGACTTCGGCCATACGACGATTGGAGTTCATTTTTAGGACGATTTGAGAAAGATTTCCCTACATTCGTTGAAGTTGCACGACCACTTTCCGTGAAGTCTATAAAGCTGCAATATTTGAACAGGCCTCAAATATTGGTAAACTGGAGCACCGCGAGCGACTATTTTCGAGTCGGCCCTCAGAACCCGTATGAGGCAGCGAAAAAAATGAGGTCGTTCTTATGGGGAGTCGAGTTAGATTGCGAGAGCGACACAATTCTTACGCTTGAGTGCGGAAATGTAGATAGCACCGAGAGTGAGTATAAGTTTAGATTAGATGTCACAGTGGAATCGTCCAAGCCGCGCCCAGTTGACATTAATCAGATAATAGAATGGCTGAACTTTGGACATTCAGAAGCGGAGCTCGCGTTCGAATCTTCTATAACTGAAAAGGCCAGAAAGGAATTCGAATACAATGTATTATGA
- the rsmI gene encoding 16S rRNA (cytidine(1402)-2'-O)-methyltransferase, producing MSETSQFPAGTLAVVATPIGNLGDITFRAIEILKTADVLLCEDTRHSKRLLDHYGIQVPTTSYGAHNLRTKMVWVIEQLALGKRIALISDAGTPGISDPGTLLVSAALEAGYNVMTIPGPAALIPALVLSGLRTDKFVFEGFLPHKKGRQTKLKQLADEPRTIVLYESVHRVQKTLYELHEYLGNRKVAVCRELTKVFEEIVRGHLSDAIAHFEKHEPRGEFVVVVAGTDDSSDQGNN from the coding sequence GTGAGCGAGACTTCACAATTTCCTGCCGGCACATTGGCAGTTGTCGCCACACCGATTGGCAATCTGGGAGACATCACGTTTCGCGCGATTGAGATTCTGAAAACGGCGGATGTGCTGTTGTGTGAAGACACGCGGCACTCGAAGCGGCTGCTTGACCACTATGGGATTCAGGTTCCAACGACGAGCTACGGCGCGCACAATCTGAGGACAAAAATGGTCTGGGTGATTGAACAGTTGGCACTGGGCAAGCGCATCGCGCTCATTAGTGACGCAGGAACACCGGGCATCAGCGACCCGGGCACACTGTTGGTCAGTGCGGCACTTGAAGCGGGTTATAACGTGATGACAATTCCCGGTCCGGCGGCCTTGATTCCGGCGCTGGTGCTCTCCGGACTGCGAACCGATAAATTTGTGTTTGAGGGTTTTCTTCCCCACAAGAAGGGCAGGCAGACGAAGCTCAAACAGCTTGCCGACGAACCGCGCACAATAGTGTTGTACGAGAGTGTGCACCGGGTACAGAAAACGCTTTACGAACTTCACGAATATTTGGGCAACCGCAAGGTCGCCGTTTGCCGCGAGCTGACGAAAGTCTTTGAAGAGATTGTGCGCGGGCATTTGAGTGACGCGATTGCGCATTTCGAAAAGCACGAACCGCGCGGCGAGTTTGTCGTGGTTGTTGCGGGTACGGATGACAGTTCTGATCAAGGAAATAACTGA
- a CDS encoding L-lysine 6-transaminase yields the protein MSHITPKNVHETLSKYMLADGFDLVFDLENSKGSYFMDSRHNRKFMDFFSFFASSPVGFNHPRLTTPDMIEKLGKLAVNNITNSDLYTVEFAEFVDTFFKIAIPPSFKHSFYVAGGSLGIENALKSAMDWKVRKNFAKGYRREIGNQVMHFEECFHGRTGYTVSMTNTADPNKYKYFAKFDWPRVVNPKLRFPLTEGHLEETERKEKLAIAQMKQHFHERKDEICAIIIEPIQGEGGDNHFRTEFFQSLRNLANENDAMLIFDEVQCGVGLTGKMWGWQHHGVEPDMFCFGKKSQVCGFIAGPRIDEVEDNVFAVSSRINSTWGGNLIDMYRFKVYLEIIRDENLVDHAAKTGEKALFMLQSIANDYPQMVSNVRGKGLMCAFDLPTTSLRNRLVDALYENGLCMLPSGTHSIRFRPALNISEAEIAMGVEVIRKCTGEILDQVHLQPA from the coding sequence ATGTCGCACATCACACCGAAAAACGTCCACGAGACGCTGTCCAAATATATGCTTGCCGACGGATTTGATCTGGTCTTTGACCTGGAGAATTCGAAGGGCTCGTACTTCATGGATTCGCGGCACAACCGCAAATTCATGGACTTCTTCAGTTTTTTCGCATCAAGTCCCGTCGGATTCAATCACCCTCGGCTGACGACGCCGGATATGATTGAGAAGCTGGGCAAGCTGGCGGTAAACAATATCACGAACTCCGATCTTTACACGGTGGAGTTCGCGGAATTCGTGGACACATTCTTCAAGATTGCCATCCCGCCGTCATTCAAGCACTCATTCTATGTCGCCGGCGGCTCGTTAGGCATTGAGAATGCGCTCAAGTCCGCGATGGACTGGAAGGTTCGCAAAAATTTCGCCAAGGGCTATCGCCGCGAAATCGGGAATCAGGTGATGCACTTTGAAGAGTGTTTCCATGGCCGCACGGGCTACACGGTGTCCATGACGAATACGGCGGATCCGAACAAGTATAAGTACTTCGCCAAATTCGACTGGCCGCGGGTGGTCAATCCGAAATTGCGCTTTCCATTGACGGAAGGGCACCTCGAAGAAACCGAACGCAAAGAGAAGCTCGCAATTGCGCAAATGAAGCAGCATTTCCACGAACGCAAGGATGAAATCTGCGCCATCATAATCGAGCCGATTCAGGGCGAGGGCGGGGACAATCATTTCCGCACCGAGTTCTTCCAGTCACTTCGCAACCTTGCCAATGAGAATGATGCCATGCTCATCTTCGACGAAGTGCAGTGCGGTGTCGGTTTGACGGGCAAGATGTGGGGCTGGCAGCATCACGGTGTCGAGCCGGATATGTTCTGTTTCGGCAAGAAGAGTCAGGTCTGCGGTTTCATCGCCGGGCCGCGCATTGACGAAGTGGAGGATAACGTGTTCGCCGTGTCTTCTCGTATCAACTCGACCTGGGGCGGGAATCTGATTGACATGTACCGCTTCAAGGTCTATCTTGAGATTATTCGCGACGAGAATCTCGTTGATCATGCGGCAAAGACGGGCGAGAAGGCGCTGTTTATGCTGCAAAGTATTGCAAATGACTATCCGCAGATGGTCTCCAACGTGCGCGGCAAGGGACTCATGTGTGCCTTCGACCTGCCGACGACGTCGCTTCGCAATCGTCTTGTGGACGCACTGTATGAGAACGGATTGTGCATGCTGCCGTCGGGCACGCATTCGATTCGCTTCCGTCCCGCTCTGAATATCTCCGAGGCGGAGATTGCGATGGGCGTGGAGGTCATCCGCAAGTGCACGGGCGAGATTCTCGATCAGGTGCATCTTCAACCTGCTTGA
- a CDS encoding alpha/beta hydrolase translates to MASWFDVAGFAFQEFSAGGVRTFAVVEGRAGSFPLLLLHPTPAASFVWSTTIQAIGRSRRIIAPDYPGWGRSRNRIESLKLRLTRDGLRKWLIETANAQQCDKLDIMGLGDGAWLALEFLLAEPERVRRLGLLNLPLKRHTAVKHLLPWRTGDWNKHRLGKWLERESGLSETSRQLFKPMFSELLGGGWHAERSPDFPLSEFQNEVQTYRKILRNFDGEVLLGWGAKSSGYDERLAAEFANGRQILLWHESTNFPMWEQPEQYEREITEFLR, encoded by the coding sequence GTGGCGAGCTGGTTTGACGTCGCGGGGTTTGCGTTTCAGGAATTTTCCGCTGGAGGCGTGCGCACATTTGCGGTGGTGGAAGGCCGAGCGGGCAGTTTCCCTCTGCTATTGCTCCACCCCACTCCGGCAGCTTCGTTCGTATGGTCCACAACGATACAGGCAATCGGCCGGAGTCGCAGAATCATCGCACCGGACTACCCGGGGTGGGGGCGTTCCCGCAACCGGATTGAGTCGTTGAAACTGCGGTTGACGCGGGATGGACTTCGCAAATGGCTGATAGAAACAGCCAACGCTCAGCAGTGCGACAAATTGGACATCATGGGGCTTGGCGATGGCGCGTGGCTTGCACTTGAGTTTCTGCTTGCGGAGCCTGAACGGGTTCGCCGGCTGGGGCTGTTGAATTTGCCTCTGAAGCGTCATACGGCAGTCAAGCATCTGTTGCCATGGCGAACCGGCGATTGGAATAAGCACCGGCTCGGCAAATGGCTGGAGCGGGAATCGGGGCTGTCTGAGACCAGCCGGCAACTGTTCAAGCCGATGTTCAGCGAACTCCTGGGGGGCGGATGGCACGCTGAGCGTTCGCCGGACTTTCCGCTGAGTGAGTTTCAGAATGAAGTTCAGACCTACCGCAAGATATTGCGCAATTTTGACGGTGAAGTGCTGTTGGGTTGGGGGGCGAAGTCTTCAGGCTACGACGAGCGATTGGCGGCAGAGTTTGCGAACGGCCGGCAGATACTCCTCTGGCACGAGTCAACCAATTTTCCGATGTGGGAGCAGCCCGAGCAGTACGAGCGTGAGATTACGGAGTTTTTAAGATAA
- a CDS encoding helix-turn-helix domain-containing protein, which translates to MPSEEYHTTAEAAKLLKVSRSTVRVLAREGRLPAIRVGKQWRIPYEAPELWLYRQKQATIRGKASSKSDSGAKTKRSGFDDLLKVAAAIGLKQK; encoded by the coding sequence ATGCCAAGCGAAGAATATCACACAACCGCCGAAGCGGCCAAACTGCTGAAGGTAAGCCGCAGCACAGTGCGAGTGCTGGCACGGGAAGGGCGGCTTCCGGCAATTCGTGTCGGCAAGCAGTGGCGGATACCCTACGAAGCTCCTGAGCTGTGGCTCTATCGCCAGAAGCAGGCAACGATTCGGGGCAAAGCAAGCTCGAAGAGCGATAGCGGAGCGAAAACAAAACGGTCCGGCTTTGATGATTTACTCAAGGTTGCGGCAGCAATCGGGCTGAAACAGAAGTAA
- a CDS encoding DinB family protein has translation MTEVQRQIELMQLTFEGDETGEARFGPALMHLLKDVDSARALHRPLPDAHTIWELVLHVVAWKRYTAIRLRDQRAEMNESLDWPKPTETSEADWQRTVRDLRDIQAELISASAALKDDQLETPVAGGRVPRYLVLQGIMQHDIYHAGQIALLKKAAK, from the coding sequence ATGACGGAAGTACAGCGTCAAATCGAGCTGATGCAGCTCACGTTTGAAGGGGACGAGACCGGCGAAGCGCGTTTCGGCCCGGCATTGATGCATCTGTTGAAGGATGTGGATTCGGCGCGCGCACTGCATCGACCGTTGCCGGACGCGCACACGATTTGGGAGCTTGTACTGCATGTCGTCGCGTGGAAGCGCTATACGGCCATTCGGCTGCGTGACCAAAGGGCGGAAATGAACGAGTCCCTCGATTGGCCGAAACCGACGGAAACCAGTGAAGCGGACTGGCAGAGAACGGTACGCGATCTTCGCGATATTCAGGCCGAACTGATTTCCGCTTCTGCCGCTTTGAAAGACGACCAGCTTGAAACACCTGTAGCCGGCGGCCGCGTTCCGCGCTATCTTGTTTTGCAGGGAATCATGCAGCACGACATTTACCACGCCGGACAGATTGCACTTCTGAAGAAGGCGGCAAAATAG
- a CDS encoding DinB family protein — MNELASHLKQIQRAFEGEAWHGPSLMEALDGVDCHMAKRHHVQGVHSIWEIALHTVAWKRAVTHWLESREFTVDEADNFPKPEEGDDAEWEHVLNALRVAQAELLAVVARLTNEKLYQSPPGRETVYSDYLFGIVHHDLYHAGQISLLKKAAQVEFSGGGIK; from the coding sequence ATGAACGAACTGGCATCACACCTGAAGCAAATTCAACGGGCATTTGAAGGTGAGGCGTGGCACGGACCGTCGCTGATGGAAGCATTGGACGGCGTGGATTGTCACATGGCCAAACGCCATCATGTGCAAGGTGTTCATTCGATTTGGGAAATTGCGCTGCACACGGTCGCTTGGAAGCGCGCCGTGACACATTGGCTGGAGAGCCGGGAGTTCACAGTTGACGAGGCGGACAATTTCCCGAAACCTGAAGAGGGCGACGACGCAGAGTGGGAGCACGTCTTGAACGCACTGCGGGTTGCGCAGGCGGAGCTTTTGGCCGTAGTGGCGCGTTTAACGAATGAGAAGCTCTATCAATCTCCTCCGGGGCGCGAAACGGTCTATTCGGATTATCTGTTTGGCATCGTTCATCATGATTTGTATCACGCGGGGCAGATTTCTCTGTTGAAGAAGGCCGCGCAGGTCGAATTCAGCGGCGGAGGCATAAAGTAG